The following are encoded together in the Pseudoalteromonas piscicida genome:
- a CDS encoding 1-acyl-sn-glycerol-3-phosphate acyltransferase, with protein MDKYADIRPYNDDEVVPALARLLGDDQFIDVVAKYNLPAWLSAWPAIARPLVRMKLKKKWGDFCTIEQVQDEVAYYLQILINKTTSKVTYSGLETLDPDTSYLFISNHRDIVLDPALVNWGLHQQDMRTVRIAIGDNLLQVPYITELMRLNKSFIVKRSAKAPKEMLKALTQLSAYICDSLSEGNSIWIAQKEGRAKDGVDQTDPALLKMLQLNGRKQKLDFSDYVKQLRIVPVAISYQYEPCAVAKAKELYHKKQFGQYVKAQGEDIASIVEGFSSDKGHVHIAFGDPITADVENPDELANVIDKQILDLYYLHSTNHLAAGDDAQVSPEDKEDFISKLESVPEELKQLVLSMYAEPLRRKGI; from the coding sequence GTGGATAAATACGCTGACATTAGACCGTATAATGATGATGAAGTAGTGCCAGCATTGGCACGTCTGCTAGGTGATGATCAATTCATTGATGTGGTCGCCAAATATAACCTGCCAGCTTGGTTGAGTGCTTGGCCAGCTATCGCGCGTCCACTAGTAAGAATGAAACTAAAAAAGAAGTGGGGAGACTTTTGTACAATTGAGCAAGTACAAGATGAGGTGGCGTACTATCTACAAATTTTAATCAATAAAACGACGTCTAAAGTTACCTATTCTGGACTTGAAACATTAGACCCGGATACCTCGTATTTATTTATTTCAAACCATCGCGATATCGTTTTAGACCCAGCACTTGTTAACTGGGGCTTGCATCAGCAAGATATGCGCACGGTGCGCATCGCTATTGGTGATAACCTACTGCAAGTACCTTATATCACTGAGCTCATGCGCCTTAATAAGAGTTTTATTGTAAAGCGCTCGGCAAAAGCACCAAAAGAAATGCTAAAAGCATTAACCCAGCTTTCTGCCTACATTTGTGACTCATTAAGTGAAGGTAACTCCATTTGGATTGCGCAAAAAGAAGGGCGTGCAAAGGACGGAGTGGATCAAACCGATCCAGCACTGTTAAAAATGCTACAGCTCAATGGTCGCAAACAGAAGCTAGATTTTTCAGATTATGTAAAACAGCTAAGGATTGTGCCCGTTGCTATTTCCTATCAATATGAGCCGTGTGCGGTTGCTAAGGCAAAAGAGCTATACCATAAAAAACAGTTTGGCCAATATGTGAAAGCGCAAGGTGAAGACATTGCTAGCATTGTCGAGGGTTTTAGCTCAGATAAAGGCCACGTACATATCGCATTTGGTGACCCTATCACTGCGGATGTTGAAAACCCAGATGAGCTGGCGAATGTCATCGATAAACAGATTTTAGATTTATACTATCTGCATTCAACCAATCACTTAGCTGCAGGTGATGATGCGCAAGTGAGCCCAGAAGATAAAGAGGACTTTATCTCAAAGCTTGAATCTGTACCGGAAGAATTGAAGCAATTGGTGCTGAGCATGTATGCCGAACCACTGCGTCGCAAAGGCATTTAA
- a CDS encoding D-2-hydroxyacid dehydrogenase has product MQIVVLDAKTLAGTDLSPIAKLGTLTSYDTTSSDDIITRCKDAAIIITNKVKLNEETIAALPQLQLICVAATGVNNIDLAAAKAHQVAVANVAGYSTPSVVQHTFTMLGNLMTNIHRYQQDCHAGLWQQSDMFCRLDYSINEIAGKNFVIVGHGTLGEAVAKVAQAFGAQVIVAERRGVTEIRAGRMAFEEALRIADIVSIHCPLTAETENLIASAEFALLPNHAYLINTARGGIVNEHALVDALTNKQIAGAAVDVLTQEPAQASNPLVQYQGENLLLTPHTAWASKEAIERLVSEIAINIENFLAGTTRNRVV; this is encoded by the coding sequence ATGCAAATCGTGGTATTAGACGCTAAAACACTTGCAGGAACCGATCTTTCCCCCATTGCCAAACTAGGCACATTAACGTCTTACGACACCACATCCAGTGATGACATCATCACACGCTGTAAAGATGCGGCAATCATCATCACCAATAAAGTAAAACTAAATGAAGAAACAATAGCGGCGTTACCGCAATTACAGCTGATTTGTGTCGCGGCCACGGGCGTAAATAACATCGACTTAGCAGCCGCAAAAGCCCATCAAGTTGCGGTGGCTAATGTGGCTGGTTACTCAACCCCTTCTGTCGTGCAGCACACCTTTACTATGCTTGGTAACTTAATGACAAATATCCATCGTTATCAACAAGACTGCCATGCAGGCCTTTGGCAGCAAAGTGACATGTTTTGTCGTTTGGACTACAGCATCAATGAAATTGCAGGCAAAAACTTTGTGATCGTAGGCCATGGAACGTTAGGAGAAGCCGTTGCAAAAGTCGCACAAGCATTTGGAGCTCAGGTAATTGTTGCCGAACGTAGAGGCGTAACTGAGATTAGAGCAGGACGAATGGCTTTTGAAGAAGCACTGCGAATTGCAGATATTGTATCGATTCACTGCCCGCTTACCGCTGAAACTGAAAACCTGATTGCGAGTGCTGAATTCGCCCTACTTCCAAATCATGCTTATCTTATCAACACCGCAAGAGGCGGCATAGTCAATGAACACGCGTTGGTGGATGCGCTAACTAACAAGCAAATAGCTGGTGCTGCTGTGGATGTCCTCACACAAGAGCCGGCACAAGCAAGTAATCCACTTGTTCAATACCAAGGTGAGAACTTGCTTTTGACACCGCATACGGCATGGGCAAGTAAAGAGGCCATCGAACGTTTAGTCAGCGAAATTGCCATTAATATTGAAAATTTTTTGGCTGGGACAACGAGAAACCGGGTGGTCTAG
- a CDS encoding PhoH family protein gives MVKQDKDHKVYVLDTNVLLHEPLAYLSFQEHDVVIPMTVLEELDHIKDRKSDVSRDARVAIRGLDDVLRDATPEQMLEGVALPTLKIESHRTPSSGKLIIVNDHLFPDSISGLPGNENDHRIINCAVHLQTQYSDKKVVLVTKDINMRLKAKGAGLKYVEDYRTDQLIDDIALLTSGFKKVEGDFWQNVGECQTQQEGRYTVHDVPKSLVPDVFCNEYLIDDTNHFAARVVGYDSEHIRLKDLGVERLMHRQAWGVKPKNINQGMALDALLDTDIELVILTGPAGCGKTLLALASALEMIIEKGIYDKVIVTRNTPEIAESIGFLPGTEEEKMAPWLAAITDTLEVLHKHDESPVTSRNYIMEKANIQFKSVNFMRGRSIQNAVVILDESQNLTASQLKTIITRCGEGTKLICTGNLAQIDSNYLTPVTSGLTYIVERFKDFEGSATINLNGVVRSRLASFAEENL, from the coding sequence ATGGTAAAACAAGACAAAGACCATAAAGTGTACGTGCTCGACACCAACGTACTTCTCCATGAACCGCTCGCTTATCTTTCCTTCCAAGAACACGATGTTGTCATTCCTATGACTGTCCTTGAAGAACTCGACCACATTAAAGATCGAAAGAGTGACGTGAGCCGAGACGCAAGAGTTGCAATTCGTGGGTTAGATGATGTGCTTCGCGATGCAACACCAGAGCAAATGTTAGAGGGGGTAGCGCTACCAACACTAAAGATTGAAAGTCATAGAACGCCCAGTTCAGGTAAATTGATTATTGTAAACGATCACCTGTTTCCTGATTCCATCTCAGGGTTACCCGGCAACGAAAATGATCACCGTATTATTAATTGTGCGGTACATTTGCAAACCCAGTACAGCGACAAAAAAGTGGTGCTGGTTACCAAAGACATCAATATGCGACTTAAAGCGAAAGGCGCTGGACTCAAGTATGTTGAAGACTATCGTACTGATCAGCTGATTGACGACATTGCGCTGTTGACCAGTGGCTTTAAAAAGGTTGAAGGCGACTTTTGGCAAAATGTCGGTGAGTGTCAAACGCAGCAGGAAGGGCGCTACACGGTTCATGATGTACCAAAATCGCTCGTACCCGATGTGTTCTGTAATGAATATCTAATAGACGACACGAATCACTTTGCAGCTCGGGTTGTGGGTTACGACTCTGAACATATACGATTAAAAGACTTAGGCGTTGAACGTTTGATGCACCGTCAAGCATGGGGAGTGAAACCGAAAAATATCAACCAAGGTATGGCGCTGGATGCATTACTTGATACGGACATTGAACTGGTGATACTTACCGGGCCTGCGGGATGCGGGAAAACCTTATTAGCGCTTGCTAGTGCCCTTGAAATGATCATCGAAAAAGGGATTTACGACAAGGTAATTGTGACGCGAAATACACCTGAAATTGCAGAGAGCATCGGCTTTTTACCCGGCACGGAAGAAGAAAAAATGGCCCCTTGGCTTGCGGCAATCACAGATACCTTAGAGGTGCTCCATAAACATGACGAAAGCCCTGTCACAAGCCGAAACTACATTATGGAGAAGGCAAATATTCAGTTTAAGTCAGTGAACTTTATGCGTGGCCGCAGTATTCAAAATGCGGTCGTTATTTTAGATGAGAGCCAAAACTTAACGGCATCACAGTTAAAAACCATCATCACTCGCTGTGGTGAAGGAACCAAACTAATTTGTACGGGAAACCTCGCTCAGATTGATAGTAATTATCTCACTCCTGTCACATCAGGGTTAACTTATATTGTCGAGCGCTTTAAAGACTTTGAAGGTAGCGCTACCATTAACTTAAACGGTGTAGTACGAAGCCGCTTGGCAAGTTTTGCTGAAGAAAATTTATAA
- a CDS encoding DUF3192 domain-containing protein: MKKLMLVAALSSTLLSGCIVAVSDGEVEHGWASEYNSSNWEHKQRKNREKIANLEMGVSYSSVKDMFATPDFSELVSKDGDNYQVLYYATNSKHSDGKVTKDECTPLVFKNNLLVGFGDSALQQIQ, encoded by the coding sequence ATGAAAAAATTAATGTTAGTGGCTGCGCTTAGCTCTACTCTATTATCGGGCTGTATCGTTGCTGTATCCGACGGTGAAGTAGAGCATGGTTGGGCTTCTGAATACAACTCGTCTAACTGGGAACATAAACAGCGCAAAAATCGTGAAAAGATTGCCAACCTTGAAATGGGTGTATCTTACTCATCAGTAAAAGACATGTTTGCCACACCTGATTTTAGTGAGTTGGTGTCAAAAGACGGCGACAACTATCAAGTGCTTTACTATGCAACTAATAGCAAACACTCAGACGGCAAAGTGACAAAAGATGAGTGCACGCCATTGGTATTCAAAAACAACCTACTGGTTGGCTTTGGTGACAGCGCACTACAACAAATTCAGTAA
- the zntR gene encoding Zn(2+)-responsive transcriptional regulator, with protein MVKIGELAKRLHVSTDTLRYYEANDLLHPCTRSEGGYRLFDEQSEKQMRFILRAKEVGFSLKEVQDLLKIKFEKHQHSCEEVKALTITKRDLVRARIAELQKFEQSLSTLAEQCCGGKEAAVSCSILTALEAIDE; from the coding sequence GTGGTAAAGATTGGTGAGCTGGCAAAGCGACTTCACGTATCAACTGACACGTTAAGGTATTATGAAGCAAACGATCTCCTACACCCTTGCACAAGGAGCGAGGGCGGGTATCGGTTGTTTGATGAGCAAAGTGAAAAGCAAATGCGCTTTATTCTTCGCGCGAAGGAAGTGGGGTTCAGCCTCAAAGAAGTACAAGACTTGCTGAAGATAAAGTTTGAAAAGCATCAGCACAGTTGTGAAGAAGTAAAAGCGCTAACTATCACTAAACGGGATTTAGTGAGAGCGCGGATCGCTGAGTTACAAAAATTTGAACAATCGTTATCGACGCTAGCAGAGCAATGCTGCGGCGGTAAGGAAGCGGCAGTGAGCTGCTCGATTTTAACGGCCTTGGAGGCTATCGATGAATGA
- a CDS encoding diguanylate cyclase domain-containing protein: MQQAEHIFIIDDDPINKMVLSNTLGEGHRLSQSTGTKFCIDELKASKPDLIILDVLMADGAGFSILECLKRDASTYGIPVVVISGSVSFKDEARGLELGAVDYITKPFNPLIVKARIKNHLAIKKKNDLLEKLASIDGLTELPNRRYLDEAMKSALESAKIDGCAFTVMLAEVDYFKTFNEHYGYMHGDDCLFKVAKALEEAATRRSLFIGRFDGTRFALVLTQHNIDVISEIAESLHNSVNALKIPHIASPICAHVSVSIGAVHIENHCSNELAELIKVADTALAAAQKQQSMVFIKAL; this comes from the coding sequence ATGCAGCAAGCTGAGCACATTTTTATTATTGATGATGACCCAATAAACAAAATGGTCCTAAGTAATACATTGGGTGAGGGTCATAGACTATCCCAAAGCACAGGCACTAAGTTTTGTATTGATGAACTCAAAGCGAGTAAACCAGACCTTATCATTTTAGATGTGTTAATGGCTGATGGCGCTGGTTTTTCTATTTTAGAATGCCTAAAGAGGGATGCGAGCACCTATGGTATTCCGGTTGTCGTGATCTCCGGTAGCGTGAGCTTTAAAGACGAAGCAAGAGGCTTGGAGTTAGGGGCGGTGGATTATATTACTAAACCCTTCAATCCCTTGATTGTAAAAGCCAGGATCAAAAACCATTTAGCGATAAAAAAGAAAAATGACCTGCTCGAAAAGCTGGCCTCTATCGATGGTTTGACGGAGTTGCCCAATCGTAGATATCTAGATGAAGCTATGAAATCAGCATTAGAGAGCGCGAAAATAGATGGCTGTGCGTTTACCGTTATGCTCGCTGAGGTAGATTATTTTAAAACGTTTAATGAGCACTATGGCTATATGCATGGTGATGATTGCTTATTTAAGGTAGCCAAAGCGCTAGAAGAAGCCGCAACAAGACGCTCTCTATTCATTGGCCGTTTTGATGGTACTCGTTTTGCGTTGGTGCTAACTCAGCATAATATCGATGTAATTAGTGAGATTGCCGAATCGCTACACAACTCAGTCAATGCGTTAAAAATCCCCCATATCGCCTCACCCATATGTGCCCATGTGAGCGTTAGCATTGGTGCGGTTCATATTGAAAATCACTGTAGTAATGAGCTAGCTGAACTGATAAAAGTGGCTGATACTGCCCTTGCCGCTGCACAAAAACAGCAAAGCATGGTATTTATTAAAGCATTATAA
- a CDS encoding GNAT family N-acetyltransferase: MQVKDSARLSYRLLTPQDAPLLADLDSDPEVMKYITGGRPNSLEEVKAVYIPRLTEFTDENRGWGLWGCFELPNKAFIGWILVRPANFFSEQRNDQDLELGWRFKRASWGKGFATEAAKHLMPDLVAANPILTHFSAIAEEENLGSINIMKKLGMSYVKKGLHKDILGDMEVVYYHKLIS; encoded by the coding sequence ATGCAAGTAAAGGACTCTGCAAGACTGAGTTATCGCCTACTCACTCCACAAGATGCACCACTGCTCGCCGATCTGGATAGCGACCCTGAAGTAATGAAATACATCACAGGTGGTCGGCCTAACTCACTTGAGGAAGTAAAAGCTGTATATATTCCGCGTTTAACTGAGTTTACGGATGAGAACAGAGGTTGGGGGCTTTGGGGTTGCTTTGAACTGCCAAATAAGGCGTTTATTGGTTGGATTTTGGTTCGCCCTGCTAACTTCTTTTCAGAACAAAGAAACGATCAAGATTTAGAGCTCGGTTGGCGCTTTAAGCGAGCGTCTTGGGGTAAAGGGTTTGCGACAGAAGCGGCAAAACACCTTATGCCAGACCTAGTAGCAGCAAATCCTATCTTGACGCACTTTAGCGCTATCGCTGAAGAAGAGAACCTTGGCTCTATCAATATTATGAAAAAGCTTGGGATGAGTTATGTGAAAAAAGGGCTTCACAAAGATATTTTAGGTGATATGGAAGTCGTTTATTATCATAAACTTATAAGTTAA
- a CDS encoding SO_0444 family Cu/Zn efflux transporter produces the protein MNELIVNFWQLFLVSAPWLLLGLILAGLLNVFIPKDLLQKHLGKEGFWTTIKAALIGAPMPLCSCGVIPAAVGLRRAGGSKSATTAFLVSTPETGVDSISVSYVLLGPFMAIIRPIAAVVSAIAAGLLVGSEKDEKPVPLKHLNTSEEPSATSGCCDANHHPEPKPAEKHHSHDSCCASAKVETAKVNSSCCAPAGPQLAMAGANMSCCDTTEPAVTSCCDSSSATASCCEPAPVPENQGVFGKTVEAVKFSCNQLLSDTAVWLLIGLFFAALVQTFVPESFLSQWGDGIIAMLVVILISIPMYICATASTPIAAGLLMAGVSPGAVLVFMLAGPATNIATIGVVGKELGRRAVFAYLGGVIGVALIFGYLTDYLVNTYGFVVTPMIGEEHEVLPHWLTISMGALLAALLLRLAILKLGKVVRR, from the coding sequence ATGAATGAACTGATAGTAAATTTTTGGCAGCTATTTTTAGTATCTGCCCCGTGGTTACTGCTTGGTCTAATATTGGCCGGGTTACTGAATGTATTTATTCCAAAAGACTTGTTACAAAAGCATTTAGGTAAAGAAGGGTTTTGGACAACGATAAAGGCAGCGCTGATTGGGGCACCTATGCCGCTTTGCTCTTGCGGCGTTATTCCAGCTGCAGTGGGACTGAGAAGAGCGGGGGGCTCAAAAAGTGCGACAACCGCATTTTTAGTCTCAACACCTGAAACTGGCGTGGATTCTATCTCGGTTTCTTATGTGCTACTTGGTCCTTTTATGGCGATAATTAGGCCAATTGCAGCTGTGGTTAGCGCAATTGCGGCAGGGTTACTCGTTGGCAGTGAGAAAGATGAAAAGCCTGTGCCGCTAAAGCACCTTAATACCTCAGAGGAACCAAGCGCGACTAGCGGTTGTTGTGACGCTAATCATCACCCAGAGCCAAAGCCAGCTGAAAAGCATCACAGCCATGATAGCTGTTGCGCCAGCGCTAAAGTGGAAACCGCAAAAGTTAACTCAAGCTGCTGTGCGCCTGCTGGCCCGCAATTAGCAATGGCTGGGGCGAATATGTCTTGTTGTGATACTACGGAGCCTGCCGTAACTAGTTGTTGCGATTCTTCATCAGCCACGGCAAGCTGTTGTGAGCCAGCCCCCGTACCTGAAAACCAAGGGGTTTTTGGCAAAACAGTAGAAGCTGTTAAGTTCAGTTGTAATCAACTACTGTCCGATACCGCAGTTTGGCTACTTATCGGTTTATTCTTTGCCGCGTTAGTGCAAACTTTTGTGCCTGAGTCTTTCTTATCTCAATGGGGCGACGGTATTATCGCCATGCTAGTGGTTATCCTTATCAGTATCCCAATGTATATCTGTGCAACGGCTTCAACCCCAATCGCCGCGGGCTTGTTAATGGCAGGTGTGTCACCTGGTGCGGTATTGGTCTTTATGCTCGCAGGTCCTGCAACTAACATCGCCACAATCGGGGTGGTAGGTAAAGAATTAGGGCGTCGAGCCGTGTTTGCCTATCTGGGCGGCGTTATCGGAGTTGCACTTATCTTTGGCTATTTAACGGATTACTTAGTTAATACTTACGGTTTTGTGGTAACACCGATGATAGGTGAGGAACACGAAGTGCTACCACATTGGTTGACAATATCGATGGGCGCATTATTAGCAGCACTCTTACTAAGATTAGCTATACTCAAATTAGGTAAAGTTGTTAGAAGATAA
- a CDS encoding hybrid sensor histidine kinase/response regulator, translated as MDATKEFLPLKSYRKGILVAVIIPILLVLVLAYHLYQIKLERQYKVRFGQYQYVSQQLKQEFYAAHVVLDSIAVNLAQPISFQKPPEWLEDIEQHPEHYYHALPNNGGEIVGRGQVSEALFATKRWQTVLSLNTAFDAALALQGGLYAVAYIEDDGFAYVKRREASSSHFITRLVQGKFEPDFSIGNIVVGPPVKFFDRQMFALGKKLSTVDNAHVLMIYDSDIIDRWLLNIGSLDGTMEFKNQSDEIIAGKRYDHDHDGLVNSSAPWQYGLHFIAKPAKEPISLNYHESYEQFAAPLQREILLELALLLFFILFTFVTIVWLSGQIFVRPLKHFVNYLSLQEHTPQATLNYPIPSEWQPWFIQIKQVVEQKSRLMHALKQHNQELDDEIKRKQQALKQSFEAKERQAALLNAVLDSVPDIIYFKNIDGSFIGCNRAFEEFMGVDKSDLVAKTQPEVTSGLTILLEQEAAMERSQEQVATNFVLGANTYFLTITPLKSETGKLIGCLGVARDITAAQEAYNALRDSEENFRAATEFAPNGVILAAISGKILEMNKAAKRYLSLDKNTGEKQLERLFDEQNWQELKPVLVGLLKEQKKVVEHMISQSGKHRWLQLSISLVWDKNKRPKYYVIHIQNITGLLLAKQDAERATLAKSRFIANISHEIRTPINAILGLADMIKSEALSRVQSKKLQQLSGAANELLTMLNSILEFAKVESHQGTIQYETFQTCHIFTTIESLIKPLCIQKGLEFELQVDPQVWPYLYSDEDKVKQILVNLLGNAVKYTNHGKVGLRVTLLVDRAAKQTVKFAVWDTGVGIKSQEIEHLFDAFTQGDESFTRRHEGIGLGLAIVKQEVALLGGDIAVNSTPNEGSCFFFELVLDKGACPVVDSHKEVYCLTTEAHSLPSYFAGLAEPLSVERLHAMHAQLDKSIVVIPPEAPLEPAYSVSGNTALLLHCEGEFPERSNHIALNQSVFYQSAYTWLAEFAHMTQTVDNVCMQVAGALCLVVDDNNLNLDITENMLKQNGISTVGLQSAEHIEEVCRSLRPDIILMDIHMPNIDGYQATKQIREVWSETELPVIALTANASKEERAKATAVGMNDYLVKPINSTQACKALASNIFQSDKTEEAFFDYEFALSQMMQNETFLQTMLDKFAKLCHDYLEQVAEIEQGSALFELAHGIKGAAAGLGFKRLAKVAKDLETQSKTITTITNRTDLDVLTNALSQVVCFIELKR; from the coding sequence ATGGATGCGACAAAAGAATTTTTACCACTAAAAAGTTACCGAAAGGGAATTTTAGTGGCGGTAATAATACCCATCCTACTTGTCCTCGTTTTAGCTTACCATCTCTATCAAATTAAACTCGAACGCCAGTACAAAGTTCGTTTTGGCCAATATCAATATGTTTCTCAGCAGCTAAAACAAGAGTTTTATGCTGCACATGTAGTCCTTGATAGCATTGCCGTTAATCTAGCGCAGCCTATTTCATTTCAAAAGCCACCAGAGTGGCTAGAAGACATAGAGCAACACCCTGAACACTACTATCATGCTTTACCAAACAATGGCGGAGAGATTGTTGGTCGTGGGCAAGTCAGTGAGGCACTTTTTGCCACTAAACGATGGCAAACCGTGTTGTCGCTTAATACCGCGTTTGATGCCGCGCTCGCGTTGCAAGGTGGATTGTATGCGGTCGCATACATAGAAGATGACGGCTTTGCGTATGTTAAGCGTCGAGAAGCCTCAAGCAGTCATTTCATAACGCGGCTAGTTCAAGGTAAGTTCGAACCCGACTTTAGTATAGGCAATATAGTCGTTGGTCCACCTGTGAAATTTTTCGACAGACAAATGTTTGCGCTCGGTAAGAAACTATCAACGGTGGATAACGCCCATGTATTGATGATCTACGATAGCGATATTATTGATAGGTGGTTGTTAAACATAGGCTCCCTAGACGGTACGATGGAATTTAAAAACCAAAGTGATGAGATTATCGCGGGGAAACGCTATGATCACGACCACGATGGGCTGGTAAATTCATCAGCACCTTGGCAGTACGGACTACACTTTATCGCTAAGCCCGCCAAAGAGCCTATCAGTTTAAACTATCATGAAAGCTATGAGCAGTTTGCCGCTCCACTACAGCGGGAAATCTTGCTCGAACTCGCACTATTACTGTTTTTTATTCTTTTTACCTTTGTGACTATTGTGTGGTTAAGCGGACAAATATTTGTCCGACCTTTAAAGCATTTTGTGAACTATTTATCTTTGCAAGAGCACACGCCACAAGCCACCTTAAACTACCCCATTCCCTCAGAATGGCAACCTTGGTTTATACAAATCAAGCAGGTGGTGGAGCAAAAATCGCGCTTGATGCATGCCCTTAAACAACATAATCAAGAACTAGATGACGAAATTAAGCGCAAACAACAGGCATTAAAACAAAGCTTTGAGGCAAAAGAGCGCCAAGCTGCTTTACTTAACGCTGTGCTTGACTCTGTGCCTGATATTATCTATTTCAAAAATATCGACGGTTCATTCATCGGTTGTAATCGCGCGTTCGAAGAGTTTATGGGGGTCGATAAGTCGGATTTGGTTGCGAAAACACAACCTGAAGTGACTTCCGGGTTAACCATACTACTTGAGCAAGAAGCGGCGATGGAACGCTCGCAAGAGCAGGTTGCAACTAACTTTGTCCTTGGGGCAAATACTTACTTTTTGACTATCACCCCATTAAAATCGGAAACCGGAAAGCTCATTGGTTGTTTGGGAGTTGCGAGAGATATTACCGCAGCACAAGAGGCGTATAATGCCCTAAGAGATTCTGAAGAAAACTTTAGGGCAGCGACTGAGTTTGCACCAAATGGTGTCATTTTGGCTGCGATCAGCGGTAAAATCTTGGAGATGAACAAGGCTGCCAAACGTTACTTGTCACTTGATAAGAATACGGGAGAAAAGCAGCTAGAGCGCTTGTTTGATGAGCAAAACTGGCAAGAGCTAAAGCCTGTTTTGGTAGGGCTTTTAAAAGAGCAAAAGAAAGTCGTTGAACACATGATCTCACAGTCGGGTAAGCACCGCTGGTTACAATTGAGTATTTCTTTAGTTTGGGATAAAAATAAGCGCCCTAAGTATTACGTGATCCATATTCAAAATATCACCGGTCTGTTGTTAGCAAAGCAAGATGCAGAGCGCGCAACGCTTGCCAAAAGCCGCTTTATCGCTAATATCAGTCATGAAATTAGAACGCCAATTAATGCCATTTTAGGTCTGGCGGATATGATCAAAAGTGAGGCGCTGAGTCGAGTTCAGAGTAAAAAGTTGCAGCAGCTTTCCGGGGCTGCTAATGAGCTGCTTACCATGCTCAACAGTATTTTAGAGTTTGCCAAAGTCGAAAGCCACCAAGGCACAATTCAATATGAGACATTTCAAACCTGCCATATATTTACCACGATAGAATCATTGATAAAGCCTTTGTGTATACAAAAAGGCTTGGAGTTTGAGTTACAGGTCGACCCCCAAGTTTGGCCGTATCTCTACAGTGATGAAGATAAGGTAAAGCAAATCTTGGTAAACCTGCTTGGCAACGCAGTAAAGTATACCAATCATGGCAAGGTTGGTTTGAGGGTGACGTTACTCGTTGATAGGGCTGCAAAACAAACCGTAAAGTTTGCCGTTTGGGACACTGGCGTTGGGATCAAGTCGCAAGAGATTGAGCATCTTTTTGATGCATTTACCCAAGGTGATGAAAGCTTCACACGTCGTCACGAAGGCATTGGTTTGGGGCTTGCGATTGTGAAGCAAGAAGTTGCACTTTTAGGTGGCGACATTGCGGTTAACTCAACCCCTAACGAAGGAAGCTGCTTTTTCTTTGAGTTGGTGCTAGATAAAGGCGCTTGCCCGGTTGTAGATAGTCACAAAGAAGTCTACTGTCTCACCACCGAAGCGCATAGCTTACCAAGCTATTTTGCGGGTCTCGCGGAGCCTTTATCTGTTGAGCGATTGCACGCGATGCATGCTCAGCTCGACAAGTCTATTGTTGTTATTCCGCCAGAAGCACCGCTTGAACCCGCATATTCTGTATCTGGCAATACTGCCTTACTACTACATTGTGAAGGGGAGTTCCCTGAGCGAAGTAACCATATTGCGCTCAATCAAAGTGTGTTTTACCAATCGGCTTACACTTGGCTTGCTGAATTTGCCCATATGACGCAAACCGTCGACAACGTGTGTATGCAAGTTGCTGGCGCGCTTTGTTTGGTGGTCGACGATAACAACTTAAATTTAGATATTACTGAGAATATGTTAAAACAAAACGGTATCTCTACCGTAGGGCTTCAAAGCGCTGAACATATTGAGGAAGTTTGCCGCTCGCTGCGACCGGATATCATCCTGATGGATATCCATATGCCAAACATCGATGGCTATCAAGCGACCAAGCAGATCAGGGAAGTATGGTCTGAAACTGAGCTACCTGTTATCGCCTTGACCGCCAATGCAAGCAAAGAAGAACGGGCGAAAGCCACAGCCGTTGGCATGAATGATTATTTGGTAAAACCAATTAATAGCACACAGGCGTGCAAGGCATTGGCAAGCAATATTTTTCAATCAGATAAAACAGAAGAAGCCTTTTTCGATTATGAGTTTGCTTTATCACAAATGATGCAAAATGAAACGTTTTTGCAAACAATGTTAGATAAATTTGCTAAACTTTGCCATGATTACCTAGAACAGGTTGCTGAAATAGAGCAAGGTTCAGCATTATTTGAATTAGCACATGGAATTAAGGGCGCTGCTGCAGGTCTGGGCTTTAAGCGACTGGCGAAAGTTGCAAAAGACCTTGAAACGCAAAGCAAAACGATCACAACAATAACAAATCGCACTGACTTGGATGTGTTAACAAATGCACTTTCACAGGTGGTGTGCTTTATCGAGCTAAAAAGGTAG